A stretch of the Candidatus Poribacteria bacterium genome encodes the following:
- a CDS encoding gamma-glutamyltransferase family protein, giving the protein MPNSHRPSFRGKRYVVSSLHYLATMAGVRILESGGNAADAGVATGICINVLQPGSAQFGGVAPIIYCPASGKPVETISGLGRWPKAATMDYFHEHHDGDLPAGILRTVTPAAPDGWLTALARFGTMRFEEVIQPALDLVENGRPVDDQFHGLVSGDGIRNCPTTAAVYNPGGHVPQIGEIFVQKDLAETFKRMIEAERKASGDRRAGLRAARDLIYKGEIAHEIADFYRAEGGLLTYEDLAAFSVRVEPPEHITYNGYDVYTCGPWCQGPTLNMALKIVEGFDLKGIGHNTADYLHTVVESLKLAFADRHAYFGDPDFVQVPMAGLLDGRYAAERRAAIDPQHAAPDMPAPGNPWRFHPELRRENGPFPTMDPERPQPEYTSEWETDTSYICVVDEAGNAFSATPSDGVGSTPVVPGLGFAISSRGTQTWLDPDHPCCLQPWKRPRLTPNPALSLKEGKPFMPFGCPGGDAQVQGMLQVFLNIVEFGMEPQEAIEAPRAITHSFPNSFWPHGIQPGEVTVEARVDPRVREVLRERGHIVHDNQEWGSVSCVCAITVDPDTGVRAGGADPRSTSYAIGW; this is encoded by the coding sequence ATGCCGAACAGTCACCGTCCCTCATTCCGAGGAAAACGTTATGTTGTCTCATCACTTCACTATCTCGCAACAATGGCGGGGGTCCGCATCCTCGAAAGCGGAGGCAACGCCGCCGATGCCGGTGTCGCAACCGGAATTTGTATCAACGTTCTCCAGCCCGGATCCGCCCAGTTTGGTGGCGTCGCACCAATTATCTACTGTCCTGCGTCAGGCAAACCCGTTGAAACAATTAGCGGACTTGGACGGTGGCCCAAAGCTGCGACAATGGACTACTTCCACGAACATCACGACGGCGATCTACCCGCTGGAATCCTGCGCACAGTCACCCCCGCAGCCCCGGATGGATGGCTGACAGCACTTGCGCGATTCGGCACAATGAGGTTTGAGGAGGTCATCCAACCCGCCTTAGACCTCGTCGAAAACGGAAGACCCGTGGATGACCAGTTCCATGGATTGGTAAGCGGAGACGGCATCAGAAATTGCCCCACAACCGCCGCAGTGTACAATCCCGGTGGGCATGTGCCACAAATTGGAGAGATCTTCGTCCAAAAAGACCTCGCAGAAACCTTCAAGCGGATGATCGAAGCCGAGCGCAAAGCCAGTGGAGATCGACGGGCCGGCCTCCGTGCGGCACGCGACCTAATCTATAAAGGTGAAATCGCCCACGAAATCGCCGACTTCTATCGGGCGGAGGGCGGTCTGCTGACCTACGAAGATCTGGCAGCATTTTCGGTGCGTGTCGAACCACCGGAGCATATCACCTACAATGGCTATGATGTGTACACCTGTGGTCCTTGGTGTCAAGGTCCAACGCTGAACATGGCGCTGAAAATTGTCGAAGGCTTTGATCTAAAGGGGATTGGGCATAACACCGCAGACTATCTCCACACCGTCGTTGAATCCCTTAAACTCGCCTTCGCGGATCGCCACGCATACTTCGGCGACCCCGATTTTGTACAGGTGCCGATGGCGGGATTGCTGGATGGAAGATATGCCGCCGAGAGACGCGCAGCTATTGACCCACAGCACGCCGCACCCGATATGCCGGCTCCCGGCAATCCGTGGCGATTCCATCCCGAACTCCGTCGCGAAAATGGTCCGTTCCCAACCATGGATCCAGAGCGTCCCCAACCAGAATACACGTCAGAATGGGAGACAGATACCAGTTACATCTGCGTGGTAGATGAAGCGGGCAATGCCTTTTCAGCGACACCGTCGGATGGCGTTGGTAGCACACCAGTCGTTCCCGGCTTGGGCTTTGCAATCTCGTCGCGTGGCACACAGACATGGCTCGACCCAGACCACCCCTGTTGCCTGCAGCCATGGAAACGCCCACGGCTCACGCCAAACCCCGCACTAAGTCTCAAGGAAGGGAAACCGTTCATGCCTTTCGGCTGCCCCGGCGGCGATGCACAGGTTCAGGGGATGCTACAGGTCTTCCTTAACATCGTTGAATTCGGGATGGAACCGCAGGAGGCCATTGAGGCACCCCGCGCGATAACACATAGTTTCCCTAACTCCTTCTGGCCCCACGGGATTCAGCCCGGCGAGGTAACCGTTGAAGCACGTGTTGATCCACGGGTACGAGAGGTTTTAAGAGAACGTGGGCATATCGTCCACGATAACCAAGAGTGGGGATCGGTCAGTTGCGTCTGTGCCATCACCGTCGATCCCGATACCGGTGTCCGTGCTGGCGGGGCTGACCCGAGATCAACATCGTACGCAATCGGATGGTAG
- a CDS encoding phytanoyl-CoA dioxygenase family protein translates to MNTSQILPGEPFSEEKTEQIVKQFHRDGFVHIPGVLTPEEITALRDTTDRLFADESLADRTSPHLADTRYIQVKPHDESGEELPFILRNTIELDPIFREMLLREPILSLAEAIVGEGCKFCGQNVLRNLPGLSIERWHVDGQVHFPLPDDVPRFDPRIQMQVLWITVQMALTDIETLDHGPTQYVRGSHYSGRGPNDQDHPEFEGQGPTSVFCKAGDIYLQDPQCWHRGAPNRSDRTRYILQSQYAARWAYWRFNLCNQVPVPEDYLQTADDRLLSLLGRSRPDSSRN, encoded by the coding sequence ATGAACACTAGTCAAATTTTACCGGGTGAGCCGTTTAGTGAAGAGAAAACAGAACAGATTGTCAAACAGTTTCATCGTGATGGCTTCGTGCACATTCCCGGTGTGCTGACGCCTGAAGAAATTACCGCGCTGCGCGACACAACCGACAGACTCTTTGCAGATGAATCCCTCGCCGACAGGACGAGTCCGCACCTCGCCGACACGAGATACATCCAAGTGAAGCCGCATGATGAGTCGGGGGAAGAGCTGCCGTTCATTCTGAGGAATACAATCGAGCTTGATCCAATTTTTCGAGAGATGCTTCTTCGGGAGCCGATACTCAGTTTGGCGGAAGCGATTGTGGGGGAAGGTTGTAAATTCTGTGGTCAAAATGTGCTGCGGAATCTGCCCGGTCTGTCAATAGAGCGGTGGCATGTCGATGGGCAGGTGCATTTCCCGCTGCCGGACGATGTGCCTCGTTTCGATCCACGGATTCAGATGCAGGTCTTGTGGATTACCGTACAGATGGCATTGACAGACATTGAGACGCTTGACCATGGACCTACGCAGTACGTTCGTGGCAGCCACTATTCTGGTCGGGGGCCGAATGATCAGGATCATCCGGAGTTTGAAGGTCAGGGGCCCACATCGGTCTTCTGTAAAGCGGGGGACATCTACCTGCAGGATCCCCAGTGCTGGCACCGCGGTGCACCCAATCGATCAGATCGGACACGCTATATCTTACAGTCGCAGTACGCTGCACGTTGGGCATATTGGCGCTTCAACTTATGTAATCAGGTTCCGGTTCCTGAAGATTATCTACAGACCGCTGATGATCGCCTGTTGAGCCTATTGGGTCGAAGCCGCCCGGATAGCAGCCGGAATTAA
- a CDS encoding sel1 repeat family protein, which translates to MQQIVCQPTLQVTLFALTVCLLTVGLTYADYWAGVEAYMRKDYKTALQELRPLAESGDSKAQFRLGVMYDNGEGVLQDYGEALKWYRKAAEQGNTTAQFNLGLMYARGEGTLQDYREAIKWYRKAAQQDHVIGQFNLGAMYATGKGVVQDREEAIKWYEKAIEQGPAGDQVILGLRYVNGAGVAQDYGKALKCFQKAVEHGNTIAQLYLGSMYEFGMELDRNYVTAYMWYHRAGTLGIEGALAERDKITEKMTGTQIAEAQRLAREWKPKKMD; encoded by the coding sequence ATGCAGCAAATAGTGTGCCAGCCAACCCTGCAAGTTACCTTGTTCGCTCTGACAGTGTGCCTGCTCACCGTTGGGTTAACGTACGCAGACTATTGGGCGGGTGTAGAAGCTTATATGCGAAAGGATTACAAAACGGCGCTACAGGAATTGCGACCACTCGCTGAAAGTGGCGACTCTAAGGCTCAGTTTCGACTCGGCGTGATGTATGACAATGGAGAGGGTGTGCTTCAGGACTATGGAGAAGCACTCAAGTGGTATCGAAAGGCTGCTGAACAAGGAAACACTACAGCCCAGTTCAATCTGGGTCTTATGTATGCAAGAGGCGAGGGCACCCTTCAGGACTACAGGGAAGCAATCAAATGGTATCGAAAAGCTGCCCAACAAGATCATGTCATAGGCCAGTTTAATCTCGGCGCTATGTATGCAACCGGCAAAGGCGTTGTTCAGGACAGAGAAGAGGCAATCAAATGGTATGAAAAAGCCATTGAACAAGGTCCTGCGGGAGACCAAGTTATCCTCGGCCTCAGGTATGTAAATGGTGCGGGCGTTGCTCAGGACTATGGCAAAGCACTCAAGTGTTTTCAGAAGGCTGTCGAACACGGCAATACCATAGCCCAACTTTACCTCGGCAGTATGTATGAATTTGGCATGGAGCTTGATCGAAATTACGTTACAGCGTATATGTGGTATCATCGAGCTGGCACGCTAGGTATTGAAGGAGCGCTCGCAGAGCGTGATAAAATCACTGAAAAAATGACCGGCACCCAAATTGCCGAAGCTCAACGTCTGGCGCGTGAATGGAAACCAAAGAAGATGGACTAA
- a CDS encoding mandelate racemase/muconate lactonizing enzyme family protein, translating into MKITDIKTFPVRVGGTQLVVKVETDVGIYGVGEAGIPSRALAVVGAVQHYREFLLGQDPMRIGALWQEMYRSQYFEGGRILTAAIAAIDIALHDIVGKALGVPVYQLLGGKQRDYVPCFATTHAQSAEQLIADANLLIENGWNVIRTWIARGAQGPNGNIFAATWLTQLREAIGPEPVLGVDYHHRLSVAEAASFCHRMPPGTLDFLEEPIRDETPEAYESLRTMVDVPFAIGEEISNKWDFAPYIERGITNFVRLDVCNVGGLTEAMKVASLAEVHYIDLMPHNPLGTVCTAATIHLAAAVPNFAWLEIRESPTERTGRYDSDLFPVQPQPEGSRFPVPELPGLGVEFNEELALANPAEIGQGPFLRRRDGSITNS; encoded by the coding sequence ATGAAGATTACTGATATTAAGACGTTTCCGGTGCGGGTGGGCGGCACCCAACTTGTGGTGAAAGTGGAGACCGATGTGGGCATTTATGGGGTGGGTGAGGCAGGCATACCGAGCCGCGCTTTGGCTGTGGTTGGTGCGGTTCAACATTATCGTGAATTTCTGCTCGGTCAAGACCCGATGCGTATCGGTGCATTGTGGCAGGAGATGTATCGGAGCCAGTATTTTGAGGGCGGACGTATCCTCACCGCTGCGATCGCTGCGATTGACATCGCGCTTCATGACATTGTCGGTAAAGCCTTGGGGGTTCCCGTCTATCAGTTGCTTGGTGGGAAACAGCGGGATTACGTCCCCTGCTTTGCGACGACGCACGCTCAATCGGCGGAACAGCTGATCGCGGATGCCAATTTGCTGATCGAGAATGGGTGGAATGTCATCCGGACATGGATAGCACGAGGAGCACAGGGACCCAATGGAAATATCTTCGCGGCGACGTGGCTGACACAGCTGCGGGAGGCTATTGGTCCTGAGCCTGTTCTCGGTGTTGACTATCACCACCGCCTCAGCGTTGCGGAAGCGGCTTCATTCTGTCATCGGATGCCTCCCGGAACGCTTGACTTTTTGGAAGAGCCAATCCGCGATGAGACGCCGGAGGCTTACGAATCGTTACGGACGATGGTGGATGTGCCCTTCGCAATCGGGGAAGAGATTTCAAACAAGTGGGATTTTGCCCCTTATATTGAACGGGGTATCACCAATTTTGTTCGCCTTGATGTTTGCAATGTCGGGGGTTTGACGGAGGCGATGAAGGTCGCCAGTTTGGCAGAAGTGCACTATATTGACCTCATGCCACATAACCCTTTGGGAACGGTTTGTACCGCGGCGACGATTCATTTGGCGGCGGCTGTGCCCAATTTTGCGTGGTTAGAGATAAGGGAATCGCCCACCGAACGTACAGGCCGCTATGATTCAGATCTGTTTCCTGTTCAACCGCAGCCTGAAGGTTCGCGTTTTCCGGTTCCTGAGTTACCGGGGCTTGGTGTCGAGTTCAATGAGGAATTGGCACTCGCAAATCCTGCGGAGATTGGACAGGGACCTTTCCTCCGCCGACGCGATGGGTCGATTACCAATTCGTAA
- a CDS encoding zinc-binding dehydrogenase, giving the protein MKRVAKPEGKFNVIIEDAPMPEPGPGEVRVKAVRSLISRGSEMGGRYTREYAVNPESMGYSLAGIVDAIGEGVDHYAVGDRVVASAPHAQYTVRPVQLRSPQDQAQVVPMLPSVNFDQAPYYPLVSGAVSWIDIEDIQPYDTVVIIGQGLVGSLLMQVAKANRRGRIVTVDALDSRCALSEELGADAVINAADEDPVRAVKKLTNGVGAHIVVYAVGGPAGPKAFDQGLDMLAVGGLLHLIGLYEHQPLPLMSSKIQGRRLLGGYYGQVVPAGVSLRAMQLLGSGTIQTEKMTTHRFPYTEAAAAFDLLYTQMNEALGVLLDWEVPDA; this is encoded by the coding sequence ATGAAACGAGTCGCCAAGCCAGAAGGGAAATTTAACGTTATTATCGAAGACGCACCGATGCCTGAACCCGGTCCCGGCGAAGTTCGTGTCAAAGCGGTGCGGAGTCTCATCAGCCGAGGCTCAGAGATGGGAGGGCGCTATACTCGTGAATATGCGGTCAACCCCGAAAGCATGGGATATTCGCTCGCAGGCATCGTCGACGCCATCGGTGAAGGAGTCGACCACTACGCTGTCGGCGACCGGGTCGTCGCTTCAGCACCGCATGCACAATACACCGTCCGTCCCGTCCAGCTGAGATCGCCCCAAGACCAAGCCCAAGTCGTTCCCATGTTACCGTCCGTAAACTTCGACCAAGCACCCTACTATCCGCTCGTCTCCGGCGCTGTATCTTGGATAGACATTGAGGACATCCAGCCTTACGATACGGTTGTCATCATCGGCCAGGGGTTGGTAGGCAGCCTCCTGATGCAGGTCGCAAAAGCCAACCGACGCGGGCGTATCGTCACAGTAGACGCCCTTGACAGCCGATGCGCACTGTCCGAAGAGTTGGGGGCAGATGCGGTAATCAACGCTGCCGACGAAGATCCCGTCCGAGCGGTAAAAAAACTCACCAACGGGGTCGGTGCACACATAGTAGTGTATGCGGTCGGGGGACCCGCGGGACCGAAAGCCTTCGATCAGGGCTTGGACATGTTAGCGGTCGGTGGACTGCTGCATCTGATTGGTCTGTATGAACACCAACCGCTGCCGCTCATGTCGAGCAAGATTCAGGGACGGAGACTTTTGGGTGGCTATTATGGCCAAGTCGTTCCCGCTGGTGTCTCACTAAGAGCGATGCAGCTGCTCGGTTCAGGCACTATCCAGACGGAGAAAATGACGACGCACCGCTTCCCCTACACCGAAGCTGCTGCCGCATTTGATCTGCTCTACACTCAAATGAATGAAGCATTGGGCGTGCTACTTGATTGGGAAGTCCCAGACGCCTAA
- the hemG gene encoding protoporphyrinogen oxidase: protein MTDTSNRKQAIVIGGGIAGLTTCYRLVTESAKRGIPIDVKLLEAGNRVGGAIHTSKQDGFIIEHGPDVFISTKPWAKALAEELGIADQFLGTNPKERRSFVLRKGKLYPVPDGFYLMAPASFVPFVKTPIFSWSGKLRMGLDWVIPRRRSDEDESLEGFITRRLGKEAFTRIAQPMIGGIYTADGKDLSLKATMPQFLEMEKKHGSIIKALVARKKESQGGASGTSGARYSLFLSFKDGMQTLTDTLAERLPDDCIQLGTKVSHLDYQGDQAKWQIHLANGERMESDLVCVALPAHGAADLVKAVAPNLSEPLVSIPYASSAIVNLAFRRTDIEHPLNGAGFVVPAVEERSIIGCTFSSVKFTERAPADYALLRAYVGGAGSRGEAYFNRSESEIVESVLKELHELLGVKSSPQFSLVYKHPNAMAQYHLGHLDLVAEIEAQARKLPGFALAGNAYHGIGIPDCINSGEKAAYLLLEQGLK, encoded by the coding sequence ATGACAGATACTTCAAACCGAAAACAAGCGATTGTCATTGGAGGTGGCATCGCCGGACTGACGACATGCTACCGCTTAGTCACTGAATCGGCCAAACGCGGTATTCCCATCGATGTGAAACTGCTTGAAGCAGGAAACCGCGTAGGGGGCGCAATCCACACGTCCAAACAGGACGGTTTCATCATCGAACACGGTCCCGATGTTTTCATCTCGACCAAGCCATGGGCAAAAGCGTTGGCAGAAGAGTTGGGCATCGCCGATCAGTTTCTCGGCACAAACCCGAAAGAGCGACGCAGCTTCGTCCTACGAAAAGGGAAGCTTTATCCTGTCCCTGATGGCTTCTACCTAATGGCACCCGCTTCCTTTGTGCCCTTCGTAAAGACACCAATCTTCAGTTGGAGTGGAAAACTGCGGATGGGATTAGATTGGGTCATCCCCCGGCGTCGAAGCGATGAAGACGAATCGCTGGAAGGTTTCATCACGCGGCGATTGGGAAAGGAGGCGTTCACACGGATAGCACAGCCGATGATAGGCGGCATCTACACCGCAGATGGAAAAGACCTGAGCCTCAAAGCCACGATGCCACAATTCCTTGAAATGGAAAAGAAACATGGCAGCATCATCAAAGCGTTAGTGGCACGGAAGAAAGAATCCCAAGGTGGGGCGAGCGGCACAAGCGGTGCCCGCTACAGCCTGTTCCTCTCCTTCAAAGACGGGATGCAAACCCTGACCGATACCCTTGCCGAGCGTTTGCCCGACGATTGCATACAACTCGGCACCAAAGTCAGCCATCTAGATTACCAAGGTGATCAGGCAAAATGGCAGATCCATCTTGCAAACGGGGAACGGATGGAGAGCGATCTCGTGTGTGTTGCCCTCCCCGCACACGGTGCAGCGGACTTGGTAAAAGCAGTCGCTCCGAACCTGTCAGAGCCCCTCGTCTCAATCCCCTATGCCTCCTCCGCCATTGTTAATCTCGCTTTCCGTCGCACGGATATTGAACACCCCCTCAACGGAGCGGGTTTTGTTGTGCCCGCGGTTGAGGAACGCTCGATTATCGGATGCACATTCAGCAGCGTGAAATTTACTGAACGCGCTCCAGCGGACTATGCTCTCTTACGCGCGTATGTAGGTGGTGCAGGAAGCAGAGGAGAAGCATATTTCAACCGTTCTGAGTCGGAGATAGTCGAATCAGTGCTTAAAGAACTACACGAACTGCTGGGAGTCAAGAGCAGTCCTCAGTTTTCGCTCGTGTACAAACATCCAAACGCTATGGCGCAATACCATCTGGGGCATCTGGATCTGGTCGCAGAAATCGAGGCACAAGCGAGAAAACTGCCCGGATTTGCGCTCGCCGGAAACGCCTATCACGGAATCGGCATCCCAGATTGTATCAACAGCGGAGAGAAGGCGGCATATCTTTTGCTTGAACAAGGACTAAAATGA